Part of the Meiothermus cerbereus DSM 11376 genome, TCCAACCCGGACATCCTGGAAGCCGCCCGCAACACCTTCGTGCTGGCGCTGGTCTCCACCCTGATCGCTACCGTGCTGGGAACGCTTTTTGCCATCGCCTTGGAACGCTACCCCTGGCCCCGGCAGAGCCAGGGCTTTCTGGAGAACCTGCTCTATTTGCCGGTGGTCACGCCCGACATCATCTTTGCGGTGGCTTTGGTGGTGGCCTTTGGGGCTTTTAGGGCGGTCTCGAGCCTCTTCGAGCCGGGCCTCTTCACCATGATTCTGGGCCACGTGACCTTCCAGATTGCCTTTGTGGCCCTCACGGTACGCAGCCGCCTCAAAATCCTGGGGCACGAGCTCGACGAGGCCGCCCGCGACCTATACGCCAGCTACGGCTACTACGTGCGCCGCGTTTTGTTGCCCTTGCTCACCCCGGGCATCGTGGCCGGGGCCATGCTGGCCTTCACCCTCTCGCTCGACGACTTCGTGATCAGCTTCTTCACCGCCGGCCCCACCTCGCAAACCCTGCCTTTGCTCATCTACGCCTCGGTGCGGCGGGGTGTCACGCCAGAAATTCACGCCCTCTCCACCCTGATTTTTCTGATTACGGTGCTGCTGGTGCTGCTCTCCGAACGCCTGACCCGGCGGTAAAATCCTGCAGTA contains:
- a CDS encoding ABC transporter permease gives rise to the protein MRLNPLVGTVALATLAFLYLPMLAVAILSFNKTRYGMQWSGFTWDWYLRMLSNPDILEAARNTFVLALVSTLIATVLGTLFAIALERYPWPRQSQGFLENLLYLPVVTPDIIFAVALVVAFGAFRAVSSLFEPGLFTMILGHVTFQIAFVALTVRSRLKILGHELDEAARDLYASYGYYVRRVLLPLLTPGIVAGAMLAFTLSLDDFVISFFTAGPTSQTLPLLIYASVRRGVTPEIHALSTLIFLITVLLVLLSERLTRR